CAAACATAAGCCCTCACTCATTAAAGCCGGGACTTGAAAGCAAATAGACTTTCCCCCACCGGTAGGTAATAAAGCCAATGTATCATTCCCTGTAGTTACGGAGTTGATAATATCCTCCTGCATACTACGGAAGGCAGCATAGCCCCAGTACTTTTGAAGGATATCAATGGCTTTTATATTTTGCATAGAATATTGAACCGCTATTTATTAAGTCTGTAAATTACCAACTAGGAGTTTTCTTGTTCAAAAAAGCGGCTATCCCTTTCTTACAATCTTCCGAAGCCCTTGCCTTAGCATTTTGCTCCGCAGCATACTGCAAACCCTCCTCTAACCCTTTTTCTTGAACTTCCGCTATCATTTGCTTGGTAAAGGCCATAGATTGACCTGAATTGTTTTGGATTAATTGTTGGGCAAAATCATAAACAGTTCCTGAAAGCTTTTCAGCTTCAACCACTTCATTGACCAAGCCCATTTTTAGAGCATCTTTGGCTTCATACAATTTCCCGGAAAGAAGTAATTCTTTAGATTTCCCTTCTCCTATTTTTCTTAATAAAAATACTTTTACGATGGCTGGAATGAAACCTATTTTCACTTCTGTGTAACCAAATTTAGCATGTGGTACTGTGTAAGAGAAATCACAAACGGTAGCTAATCCGCAGCCCCCTGCTAATGCATGACCCTGAATTTCGGCTATCACTACTTTGGGGTAAGTATAAATCTCATAGAAAAGCTCCTTTAAATGATTGGAATCCTCTAAGTTCTCTTCAAAAGTATTGCCTTGCAGACCTTGAATGTAAGCCAAATCAGCACCTGCACAGAAAGCCTTTCCCTCAGCTCTCAACACGATCACTTTTGCGCTATCATCTTCCTTCAACTGTGCAAAAGCATCCTTCAGTTCACCCACAAAATCGTAACTCAAAGCATTCCTTTTTTCAGGTCGGTTTAAGGTGATGTAACCAATTCTGTCTTTAATTTCAATTTTCGTTAATTCCATAGTTTATAATTTCCATTCAAAAGCACCTTCTTCCGGCACTATGTAATAATCTAAATTTTCCTCCTCAAATTTAGCTTTAAAGTTTTGAATGTTATAATAAGAATTGGATGCATCTAATACAATTTTCTGGGCATTGAAATATTTTTGGAGTTTCGAAGGGTTTCTTAAAGCGTCATTACTTAGAATTAATAAATCAACGTCCAAAGGCTCCTTCAATATCACATTTTTATTTATTTTCTGATGCCAATGGACAATTTTTTGACCGTTCCAGACAGAAACTTCTAACTCTTGAAAATCTTCAAAAATCTCATTCTGATTTTCAGCTTCAAATCGGTCAGGATGAAAATCGGCTATTCCTGCTTGCAGTTGACTAGGGTAAACATGGAATCGAAGTTTATTCTTATCTTGTGCTAGGCTATCTTCTACCTTCAAATATTGAGTAAATCCATTTCTGATTGCTAATGCATGATGCTTTCCGGTGTCATATACGATCAATTTTTTGGCATTGAAGTTTTCATATTGACGCCAACAAATACTAGCACTCATTAAAAACAAACTTAAGACAGTCAATTTTAAATAGTTTAGCTTCTTCTCAGAAATGAATAAGGCAATAAACAAAATACTAATGTAAATCAGCCAGCTTTCAGGAGTAGTAATAAAAACACCATCTATTGTACTATTAGGAAGATAATCAAGCTTAAAAACCAAATAATTTATTAACTGTATAAAATGATCAATCAGAAAACCTATCCCTTCTGCTGCCCATTCCCAAAATGATATCAATAGTAGAAGTAAGCTACTATTTAGAATTACAAAAGCTGACGGGATTACCACCAAGTTTGATAAAAAGAAATAAGTAGGGAATTGGTGAAAATAAAGCAAGGCCAATGGAGCAGTTGCCAATTGCGCTGCAATAGAAACACAAGTGATTGCCCAGATTTTATCCCATAAAACATATTTAAATTGTAAAAGGCTATAGAGTTTTGGCTGAAAGAAAACGATACCTAAAACAGCCAGATAAGACAGTTGAAATCCAACAGAGAACAATAGAAAGGGATTGATACTCAACAAAACAAAAGCCGAAGCAGCCAGAGTATTATATATATTTGTCTGTCTTCGTAAAGCCTGAGCCAAAATTATAAAACTAAACATCATGGCTGCTCTTTGAACTGAAGGCGATAGACCTGTTATAAAAGCATAAGCCCACAACACCGACATACTGATTACGGCAAAATATATTCTACCTCCCCTCCTATTCCGCCATCTTTTTAGTAGCGTAGAAACAATCAAAAAAATGATACCAACGTGCAATCCACTTACTGCCAAAACGTGCATTGCACCAGCCGCTGCATAAGCATTTCTTAAGTCATTATCTAGTTCATCTTTTATCCCTAAGGTTAAGGCTTTGGCAATGGCTAATGATCGCTCAGTATGAATGTTATCATTCATAATTTCTTCCAAATACTGTCCAGTTTCGATGGATGCTGCCATAATTAGATTACCTTTCCCTTTTCCAATCTTCAGCCATTTTCCAGATGTGATATATTGTTGATGATAAACCTGATCAAAGCCCAAAAATCGCTTATAATTAAATTCTAATGGGTTCTTTGGTGTTTCTAATTCGTTTATGCGTGATTTTATTAGTAATTGATCACCATATTTTAACACCTTCGATAAACTATCCTTTTGGAAGTAAATCATAGCGTTTCCCCTATTGTTTCGCCAGTCTCCATTTATTAAAACCTGCTGAATTTCGACTTTAAAACCGTAAGTTTTTTCGGTGCTTTTACCTGCACTGACTAGTATAGCCTCAAAAGCTTGTATTTGTGCTGATTCGATAGTGAGCAAATGGGTCTCGTCATGTTTTTCAGATTGCCAGTAAGCATTAAGATAGCCAAATGAAAAGCAAATCAGGAAAGCTAATAAAGCAAAAGAAATAGATTGAAAAGTAGGAAACTGATAACCCCTAAAAAACTGAGCAGTTATATATATAACGACTATCGCACCAAATAAAAGAAGTACAATTTCAAAAATAGCTGGTAAAAAAGTCCCTGCAACTATTCCTCCAGACATGAATAGCACAAAACGGATGAAGGCGTATCTGTTCCAGGCTTGATGCATGGAAATAAAAGTAAAAAAATATCAATAAAGAAAAAAAGGGGGAGTAAAAAGCTGTGATATAATGTCTAACTAAAATATTACAAAATCATGAGTCGTTGTTATTAATATTGAGCTAACTCATTGGACTTTTTACCTTCCACCTTTCGAAATAACTTTTTATCTAAATCGTAAAAACTATTATTTAAATTTTACCACCTAGTGATTACTTAATGACCAGGGCCCAATTAATTGCATGGGCTGTGGCAATAAACGAAGCACCTGAAACCGTTAAAATGACTTCATCTATTGAAAACAATCCTGACTGACCAAATCCTATGAAAACAAAACCTACGCCAAGTAAAATTAGTGGAGAATACTTTCCATGATGACGTTTAAATGCAGGCAAAAAAGAAACCAACGCTAAAAACAAACTAAGTATAATGACTGAATACTCAATCCAAGGATTAGCCAAAAAATGTAGGCTTGTCAGTGTTGAAAGGCTTAACAACAAAGGCAAGGCCGCACAATGAATGGCACATACTATGGAGGCCATCATACCCAAGGCGTCAATAGGTATTCTTACTGTATTCTTATTTGAAGTTTTCATTTGTATCTGCACTTTTGAAAATTAACAATGTTATTAACGCAATTCTATTGCAAATATAGATACAGATATTTTAAACGCAACTTGTTTGCGTTAAAATTTTTAACAAAACTTAATGATAATAATGCTACCGCATTTATAGTAAGACTGTTGACTTTGATTGGGTTTATCCTCTGGTGATTCCTTGGTGTTTCAACTATTAACCATTTCCATCTGATAATGCATAATATTACATTCCTCGAATTGCTCACCTACTTTTTCAAAACCAAAGCGCGAGTAAAGGGAAACTGCAGGAAGCTGAGCATGCATATACATTTTTTTACCTATCGAATCGGGCGATTCCTTAATGTTGTCAATAACTGCTTTTACTAATGCTTGTCCCACGCCCCTGCCTCTGTGCGATTTGAGAACTGCAAAGCGCTCCAGTTTCATCCCGTTTTCCGTAAATCGCCATCTTGCAGTACCGCAAGGCTTGCCATCTTCATCAGTAGCTATAAAGTGTGTAGAAATTTCTTCAAACTCATCATATTCCTCCTCTCGAGCCACTTTTTGCTCTTTAACAAAAACTTCCTCTCGAATACTAAATATTTGTTTTAACTCTTCTTTATCTTCTACTACTTTTACTGTAATCATTTGTGGTCTTTTTCTATCAGAACGTCATTTTTGTCGTAAGCCTCGATGATTTGCTTCACCAATTTATGTCTCACCACATCTTCACCTTTTAAATGTACAATTCCTATTCCCTTGATATCTTTTAATATTTGTGTGGACTCTATCAAACCTGATTTTTGCTTTTTTGGCAAATCAACCTGACTCATATCACCTGTGATAATGGCTTTGGAATTTGGCCCCATTCTGGTCAAGAACATCTTGATCTGCATAGGAGTAGTATTCTGGGCCTCATCTAATAAGATAAAAGCATTGTGTAAGGTCCTACCTCTCATGTAGGCTAATGGAGCAATTTCTATCACTCTATTTTCTTGGTAGTACTTTAATTTTTCCGCTGGAACCATATCGTCCAATGCATCATAAATCGGTCTTAGGTATGGATCGATCTTTTCTTTTAAATCCCCAGGTAAGAATCCTAAATTTTCACCCGCCTCTACAGCAGGAC
This is a stretch of genomic DNA from Marivirga harenae. It encodes these proteins:
- a CDS encoding enoyl-CoA hydratase/isomerase family protein, whose product is MELTKIEIKDRIGYITLNRPEKRNALSYDFVGELKDAFAQLKEDDSAKVIVLRAEGKAFCAGADLAYIQGLQGNTFEENLEDSNHLKELFYEIYTYPKVVIAEIQGHALAGGCGLATVCDFSYTVPHAKFGYTEVKIGFIPAIVKVFLLRKIGEGKSKELLLSGKLYEAKDALKMGLVNEVVEAEKLSGTVYDFAQQLIQNNSGQSMAFTKQMIAEVQEKGLEEGLQYAAEQNAKARASEDCKKGIAAFLNKKTPSW
- a CDS encoding ComEC/Rec2 family competence protein, which translates into the protein MHQAWNRYAFIRFVLFMSGGIVAGTFLPAIFEIVLLLFGAIVVIYITAQFFRGYQFPTFQSISFALLAFLICFSFGYLNAYWQSEKHDETHLLTIESAQIQAFEAILVSAGKSTEKTYGFKVEIQQVLINGDWRNNRGNAMIYFQKDSLSKVLKYGDQLLIKSRINELETPKNPLEFNYKRFLGFDQVYHQQYITSGKWLKIGKGKGNLIMAASIETGQYLEEIMNDNIHTERSLAIAKALTLGIKDELDNDLRNAYAAAGAMHVLAVSGLHVGIIFLIVSTLLKRWRNRRGGRIYFAVISMSVLWAYAFITGLSPSVQRAAMMFSFIILAQALRRQTNIYNTLAASAFVLLSINPFLLFSVGFQLSYLAVLGIVFFQPKLYSLLQFKYVLWDKIWAITCVSIAAQLATAPLALLYFHQFPTYFFLSNLVVIPSAFVILNSSLLLLLISFWEWAAEGIGFLIDHFIQLINYLVFKLDYLPNSTIDGVFITTPESWLIYISILFIALFISEKKLNYLKLTVLSLFLMSASICWRQYENFNAKKLIVYDTGKHHALAIRNGFTQYLKVEDSLAQDKNKLRFHVYPSQLQAGIADFHPDRFEAENQNEIFEDFQELEVSVWNGQKIVHWHQKINKNVILKEPLDVDLLILSNDALRNPSKLQKYFNAQKIVLDASNSYYNIQNFKAKFEEENLDYYIVPEEGAFEWKL
- a CDS encoding MerC domain-containing protein, with protein sequence MKTSNKNTVRIPIDALGMMASIVCAIHCAALPLLLSLSTLTSLHFLANPWIEYSVIILSLFLALVSFLPAFKRHHGKYSPLILLGVGFVFIGFGQSGLFSIDEVILTVSGASFIATAHAINWALVIK
- a CDS encoding GNAT family N-acetyltransferase is translated as MITVKVVEDKEELKQIFSIREEVFVKEQKVAREEEYDEFEEISTHFIATDEDGKPCGTARWRFTENGMKLERFAVLKSHRGRGVGQALVKAVIDNIKESPDSIGKKMYMHAQLPAVSLYSRFGFEKVGEQFEECNIMHYQMEMVNS
- a CDS encoding PhoH family protein, with product MVEKVITLENVSLVDFLGVENRNINELSSAFPKSKIISRGNEIRIQGSTPEIIRINQIVHSLVTHYHKFGKITEDSVKTYLNEEHEESQRKLDVNADETLVFGTKGYAIKAKTPNQIKLVQAVRKNDLVFAIGPAGTGKTYVSVAMAVQALKNKEVRKIIITRPAVEAGENLGFLPGDLKEKIDPYLRPIYDALDDMVPAEKLKYYQENRVIEIAPLAYMRGRTLHNAFILLDEAQNTTPMQIKMFLTRMGPNSKAIITGDMSQVDLPKKQKSGLIESTQILKDIKGIGIVHLKGEDVVRHKLVKQIIEAYDKNDVLIEKDHK